In Arvicola amphibius chromosome 13, mArvAmp1.2, whole genome shotgun sequence, a genomic segment contains:
- the Sox7 gene encoding transcription factor SOX-7 encodes MASLLGTYPWTEGLECPALETELSDGLSPPAVPRPPGEKGSESRIRRPMNAFMVWAKDERKRLAVQNPDLHNAELSKMLGKSWKALTLSQKRPYVDEAERLRLQHMQDYPNYKYRPRRKKQGKRLCKRVDPGFLLSSLSRDQNALPEKNGVGRGALGEKEDRGEYSPGSALPGLHSCYHEGAAGAPGSVDTYPYGLPTPPEMSPLDALEPEQTFFSSSCQEEHGHPHRLPHLPGPPYSPEFTPSPLHCSHPLGSLALGQSPGVSMMSSVPGCPPSPAYYSPATYHPLHPNLQAHLGQLSPPPEHPGFDTLDQLSQVELLGDMDRNEFDQYLNTPGHPDSVAGAGTLNGHGPLSQGTATGPTETSLISVLADATATYYNSYSMS; translated from the exons ATGGCCTCGCTACTAGGAACCTACCCGTGGACCGAAGGACTGGAGTGTCCCGCCCTGGAAACCGAGCTGTCGGATGGACTGTCGCCGCCCGCCGTCCCCCGACCTCCAGGGGAAAAGGGCTCGGAGAGCCGGATCCGGCGGCCCATGAATGCTTTCATGGTGTGGGCCAAAGACGAGAGGAAACGCCTGGCGGTGCAGAACCCAGACCTGCACAACGCGGAGCTCAGCAAGATGCTGG GAAAGTCATGGAAGGCGCTGACGCTGTCGCAAAAGAGGCCCTATGTGGATGAGGCAGAGCGGTTGCGCCTACAGCACATGCAGGATTATCCCAACTACAAGTACCGACCCCGCAGAAAGAAACAAGGCAAGCGCCTCTGCAAGCGTGTGGACCCTGGCTTCCTCCTGAGCTCCCTCTCTCGTGACCAGAACGCGCTGCCTGAGAAAAACGGCGTTGGCAGGGGTGCACTGGGGGAGAAGGAGGACAGGGGTGAGTACTCCCCAGGCTCTGCCCTGCCCGGACTACACAGCTGTTACCACGAAGGTGCAGCTGGTGCCCCTGGCAGTGTGGACACATATCCCTATGGGCTACCCACACCCCCAGAGATGTCGCCCCTGGACGCGCTGGAGCCTGAGCAGACCTTCTTCTCATCCTCATGCCAGGAGGAACATGGCCACCCCCAtcgcctcccccacctcccagggCCCCCTTACTCGCCAGAGTTCACGCCTAGTCCCCTCCACTGCAGCCACCCTCTAGGATCTTTGGCTCTTGGCCAGTCCCCAGGGGTTTCTATGATGTCCTCTGTTCCTGGCTGTCCCCCATCTCCAGCCTACTACTCCCCTGCCACCTACCACCCTCTTCATCCCAACCTCCAGGCCCACCTGGGTCAGCTCTCCCCACCTCCTGAGCACCCTGGCTTCGACACCCTGGATCAACTTAGCCAGGTGGAACTTCTCGGGGACATGGATCGCAATGAGTTTGATCAGTATTTGAACACTCCCGGCCACCCCGATTCTGTTGCAGGGGCTGGGACCCTGAATGGGCATGGCCCACTCTCCCAGGGGACAGCAACAGGCCCCACAGAGACCAGTCTCATATCCGTCCTGGCTGATGCCACAGCCACGTACTACAACAGCTACAGCATGTCATAG